TTCACGACGCGTTCGCCGACCACGACGCCGCGACCGGCGTCGCCGAGAGCGGTGCCGTCACCCTCGACCTCTAGCTCACTCGAGGAGCTCGTAGTCGCGGTCCTCGTGCTGGACGCTGATCCACTTCGGCTCGGTGAGCTCTTCGACGATCCACTCGCCGTTGTACCGGCCGAGGCCGGAGGCCTTCACCCCGCCGAACGGCGCGTTCGGCTCGTCCTGAATCGGGTGGTCGTTCACGTGCACCATCCCGGCGTCGATGCGGTCGGCGAGCGCGCGCCCCGCGTCGACGTCGGCGGCGAACACGCCCGCGGATAACCCGTACTCGGTGTCGTTCGCCAGCTCGACCGCTTCGTCCTCGCTCTCGACGGGGATGACGGGCGCGATGGGGCCGAAGTGCTCGTTGCACGCCGCGGACATCTCGTTCGTCGCGCCGGAGAGCACCGTCGGCTCGAAGAACAGGCCGTCGTACTCTCCGCCCGTCTCCACGGTCGCGCCCTCGGCGACGGTGGATTCGACGAAGTCCGCGAGCTTGTCGCGCTGACTCTCGTTCACGATGGGGCCGAAGTCCACCTCGCCAGCCGAGGGGTCGCCGACGTCGAGCGACTCCGCGTGCTCGACCAGCGCCTCGACGTACTCGTCGTAGACGTCCTCGTGGACGAGGTGGCGGTTGATACTGATGCAGACCTGACCCTGGTGGGTGAAGGAGCCGACCGCGCCCGCGGCCGCGGCCTGTTCGACGTCCGCGTCGCCCGTGACGACGAACGGGCCGTTCCCGCCGAGTTCGAGCGCCGGGAGCGTGATCTGTTCGCCCGCGTGCTTCGCAACCGACCGGCCGACCTGCGTGCTCCCCGTGAAGGAGAGGACGCGCGGCGTCGGATGCCCCGCGAAGTGGTCGCCGATTTCGGAGCCCTTCCCGGTGACGACGTTCAGGACGCCGTCGGGGACGCCGACCGAGTCCGCGACGTCCGCGAGCAACAGCGCGCCCGTGATGGGCGTGTCGCTCGCCGGCTTCAACACGACCGTGTTCCCGAGCGCGAGCGCCGGCGCGAGCGCGCGCGTCGACAGATGCAGGGGGTAGTTCCACGGCGAGATGATGCCCACCACGCCCACCGGCTCGTGCACGATGTGGTGTCGCTTCCCGCCGACGAACGCCGAGTCACGCACGTCCTCCTCCGGCGGCTCCTCGGAGAGCGCCGTCTTGAAGTCCGAGAGCGCGATACCGACCTCGCCCGTCGCCTTCCCGGACGCGCTCCCACTCTCCCGTGCGAGCAGGCCCGCGATTTCACCGAACCGGTCTTTCAGCTCGTCGTGCATCGCCTCGACGTACTCCAGGCGCTCCGCGCGCGACAGCGCCGCCCACTCCGACTGCGCGTCCGCCGCCGCCGCGTAGGCGTCGTCGACGTCGTCAACCGTCCCCGCCGGCACCTCAGCGAACGCCTCGCGCGTCGCCGGATTCTCCACCGCCATCGTCTCCCCGCTCGACGACGCCCGCCACTCACCGCCGATGTACTGCCGCCACTCGCCGTCACTCGAACCTTCGGACATTACAACCGACAGACGAACGCCTCGCTCATAGAACTTCGCAAAGAACCACTCGGGTTCCACCTACCAAAAAACGAAACCACCCCGGGACCAGACGACCCCGAGGACCGCTAGTCGCCCGTCGCTTCGGGTCAGACGGGCCGAGTCAGTCGGCTATCGCTCCGACTGTCACGCGCGAGTGAGCCGTCTGCCGACCCGGCTCACACGGGCTTCCCGAACGCGTAGACGGTCTGGTGCCCGGTGACTTCGACGTCGAGGAAGTCGCCGGGTTCGACGCCGTGCTCGGAGGCGTTCTGCACGATGACTTGGCGGTAGGCTTCGTCGTAGCACTTCACGGAGTCCGCCGTGCCCTCCTCGGTGACGAGGACGCTGCGGGTCTCGCCGACCATCGACTCGTAGGCCTCGGCGACGACCTCTCGCTTCAGTTCGCTCATCGCCTTCGAACGCTCCTTCTTCTTCGTCCCGCCGAGCCCCTTCAGGTCCGCGGCATCGGTTCCGGGACGCTTCGAGAACCGCGTCACGTTCACCTTCTCGGGGCGCGTCTCCCGCAGGAGCGCCATCGACATCTCGTGGTCCTCATCGGTCTCCGTGGGGTAGCCGACGATGAAGTCCGTCGAGAGCGTCCACTCGTCCAATTTCTCGTCGAACGTCTCGACGATGTCGAGGTACTGCTCGACGCGGTGCTGGCGGCGCATGTGCTCCAGGACGTCGTCGCTCCCGGACTGCACGGGCGCGTGCAGGAAGTTGTAGATTTCGTCGTACTCCGCGAAGACGTCGGCGAGCTCCTCGCGGATGCCGTGCACGCCGCCGGGGTTCGCCATTCCGACGCGCACGCGGAAGTCGCCCTCGACCTCGGTGCAGATGCGTTCGAGGAGTTCCGGGAGCTTTCGCTCCCCGTTGTCCCAGCCGTACACGCCGGTGTCCTGACCGGTGATACGGATCTCCTTCGCGCCGGCGTGGACGAGCGCGCGCGCCTTCTCGACGTTCTCCTCGACCGGCGGTGAGTCCACGCGGCCGGTCGCGAACTTCGTGATGCAGTACGAGCAGTTCGACATGCAGCCGCGGGCGATCGGGAGGATGCCGATGACGCCGTCGAGAACGGGTTCGGCGTCCGGCGTGGTCGTCGGACACTCCCCGTTCGTGACGGCGTCCGGGACTTCGTCCCAGTGGAGGACTTCGCCCTCGACGTCGGCGTCGCGGAACTCCTCGCCCTGCGCGAGCGCCATGCAGCCGGTGATGTAGAGGTCGGCGGTCTCGTCCGCGAGCTCCTCGGCGCGCCGGAGCATGTTCCGCTCCGTCTTCTCCACCACCGTACAGGTGTTCAGGATGGCGACGTCCGCCTCGTCGACGCCGTCGACGCGGCGGTGACCGGCGTCGCGGAGCCGCCGCTCGATCTCCCGGCTCTCCCCCCGGTTCGACGTACAGCCGTACGTCTCGATGTGGTACCGGGCCATTTCCTCCTCCTTCGACGCGAACGCCCAAAAGGACGACGGAACGGGCACTCACCGGCCCGATAACTCCTGGCACACTCGCTCCGCCGGACACACCCGGGGTCGCCGGGGGCGGGCAGGAACCCCTGGGCGTCAGGGGTCATCGAGCGGGTCGCGGTGGACGAGTCGCGGGAGGACGCGGTCGGCGGCTTCGGCGACGAGGACGACGAGGAGCGGGCCGAGGAAGAGGCCGTACCAGCCGAACACGACGGTTCCGACGACGTAGCCGAACATGACGAGTTCGACGCGGAGGTCCATGCGGCGGCCGGCGATCTGCGGGAGGACGAAGGTGAGCGGGACGAAGTCGGCGACGACGAACGTGACGAGGAGGAAGGCCAGTGGGAAGACGAGGAGGGCGTCGTCGACCTGCGCGGCCTGCCAGCCGAGGTAGCCGGCGGCGGGGAGGTAGACGACTTTCCCGGCGATGAGCGGGACGAGGCTCGCGAGCCCCATCGCGATGGCGAGCACGGTCGGGAACGGGAGGGCGACGGCGGGGGGCGCGAGGACGTTGTAGCCCTGGAAGAGGAGTTCGGAGACGATGGCGACGAACGCGACGATGATGACGTTCGAGAAGTAGACGGATTCGAGGTCGGCGTCGACGGCGGACGCGTACGCCATCGCGAGGCTGCCGGGGCCGACGAGGCGCGCGAACCACGCGCGGAGCCGGTGGCCGTCGCGGAGGAGAGTGAAGGCGACGAGGAGGGCGACGCCGACGTTCGCGAGCCAGTTCGACGCGTGACCGAGGTAGGAGAGCGCGATGTCGATGTGGACGGGCGTGCTCGCGCCGTTCGCCATCAGGTAGCCGTAGAGCTGGCGAGCGGGATGTGTGAGGAGGGCGTCGACGTCGATGCCGGCGGTCGCGAGAATCGAGCGGTACTCCGCGAGCTGTGGGGCGAGTTCACCGAGCGCGAGCACGGCGAAGTAGCCGGCGACGAGGAGGAAGGGGAGCGCCGTCACGAGCAGCGTCGCCGTCGCCGCGAGGCCCTGCGAGGGACTGTGGCGTTCGACGCGGCGGTGCATCGGGCGCGCGCCGTAGTACATGAAGACGCCGAGGAGGAACGTGCCGAGGAGTTTGAGGGCGACGAGCCCGACGACGGCGGCGAGAACCGCGACGACCCCCCACCAGGCGGCGCGCTCGCGGGACGGCGCGCTCGACGGGAGGTCCCAGCCCATACTCCACCCCTCTGGCTGAATCCTCAAAAACGGGGCGGCCGTCGCGACAGCAACACCGACGCCGACGCGTCAGGCGTAGTTCTCGACGTAGTCCTCGACGATGGCGACGCCGGAGCTCGCGCCGATGCGGGTCGCGCCCGCGTCGAACATCGCCGCCGCGGTCTCGTAGTCGCCGACGCCGCCGGACGCCTTCACGGGGAGGTACTCGCTCATCAGTTCGACATCGGGGACGGTCGCGCCGCCGTCGGCGAACCCCGTCGCCGTCTTCACGAAGTCCGCGCCCGCCTCCCGAGCGAGCTTGCACGCTCGGTGTTTCTCGGGCGCTTCGAGCAGGCTCGTCTCGATGATGACCTTCACGTCGATCGGCACGGCGGCGACGACGGCCTCGATGTCCTCGCGGACCGCCTCCGTCTCGCCGGCGTGCAGTCGGCCGACGTTGATGACCACGTCGAGTTCGTCCGCGCCGTCGTTCCACGCGCGCTCGGCCTCGTCGCGTTTCGCCGCCGTCGCGTGCTGGCCGTGCGGGAACCCGATGACCGTGGCGAGCGTCACGTCCGGCGCGTAGTCGGCGGCTTCGGCGACGTAACACGGCGGGATACAGGCGTTCAGCCCGTACTCGACGCAGTCGTCGAGGAGGGATTCGACGTCGTCGGGCGTCGTCTCCGGCCCGAGCACGGTGTGGTCGATGCGCGCGGCGAGGTCGCGTGCGTCCATACCGGACGGCCGGCGCGGAGCGAGAAAAACCCGCCGCTAGTCCCGCGTCTGATTCCGGAGCGACGCCGTCGTGGTCGCCGCGACTCGGTCGTCGACGAGGCGACCGTAGCCGGGCGCGGAGTAGACGCCGCGGGCGCGGTGGCGCATCGTGAAGTCGCCGTCGACGACGTACCGGTCGCTCCCGGAGTCGACCGTGAGCGACTCGTCCCGGACGGCGCGGCTCGCGAGTGTCCCGTTCCCGGACGCGACGTACGCGTACGACCACGCGACCGTCGCCGACGGCGTCACGGGGTTGTAGGCGACGGTGCGCTCCTGAACGCGCACCGCCAGGACCGGTCGGTCGTGACTCCCGTTCAGGGTCTCGACGCGCTCGACCGTGAGGCCGGCGCGTTCGAGGCGCGTCGCCACGCCGTCGGCCACCCGGTCGCTCCCCGGCCCCGCCGCGTGCAGGTGCATTCGTCCGTCGAACTCGCTCGTGGCGTTCCCGGCGACGGTCTTCCCCACCGTCGAATCGGTCGCCGCCTCGCTCGCCCCGACGTGGAACGGAACGAACGCGAACGCGGCGGCGACGGTCAGGCAGGCGACGGCGGTGACGGCGACCGCGGCGAGCGCGAGCGAACGGCGTGAGTCGAGTGACACGTTCGCCGTCTCGTGGGGACGAGTGAAAAGCGCCGCGCCCAAGCGGTTTTGCCGGCCGGCCGCGAACCCCTATGTATGGTCAGCGAGGCGGTGGAGCGAACCGCGGAGCGAATCGCGACGATGGAGGTGCGCGGCGCGGCGACGATCGCGCGAGCCGCCGCCGAAGCGCTGGCGACGGCCGCCGAGGAGTCGGACGCCGACACCCCCGAGGCGCTCAGGGCGGACCTCCGGGAGGCCGCGCGCGTCCTCCACGACACGCGGCCGACGGCGGTCAGCCTCCCGAACGCCCTCCGCGTCGTCCTCACCGACGTGCAGGGGGAGACGGCGTCGGAGCTCCGCGCGTCCGTCGTCGAGACCGTCGACGCGTTCGTCGCGGGGCTGGACGCGGCGCGCGACGACCTCGGGCGCGTCGGCGCGAACCGCCTGCGCGACGGCGACACCGTCATGACGCACTGCCACTCGACGGACGCGCTCGCCTGCGTCGAACACGCCGTCGAAGACGGCAAATCGATTTCGGCGTACGTGAAGGAGACACGGCCGCGCCAGCAGGGCCACGTCACCGCCCACCAGCTCGCCGAGCTCGGCGTCGACGTGACGCTCATCGTGGACAGCGCGGCGCACCGGTACCTCGACGACGTGGACCACGTGCTCGTCGGCGCGGACGCCGTCACCGCCGACGGCTCCGTGATAAACAAAGTCGGAACGGCCGGCCTGGCGGTGAGCGCGCGGGAGCGCGGCGTCCCCGTGCTGTGCGCGGCGCAGACGCTGAAACTCCACCCGGACACGCTCGCCGGGCACTCGGTCGAGATCGAGATGCGAGGCGAATCGGAGGTCATCGAGGCGGGCGAGCGCGAGCGCGTCGGCGACATCGAGGTCGCGAACCCGGCGTTCGACGTGACGCCCGCGCGGTTCGTGGACGCCGTCGTCACCGAGCGCGGTCAGTTCCCGCCGCAGGCCGTCGTCACGCTGATGCGCGAGCGCTACGGGGACGCGACGACCGACCCGTGGGCGGAGCCCGAATAGCAACCGTTTAACTGGCGCACGCCCGGACTCGGGGTATGGTGTTGCCCTCGGGTTTCACGTTCCCCGTCGCCTACCTCGCCGTGCTCGGCGCGGCGGCGCTCGCAGTCGGGTACGCGCTCTCGCGAGCCGACCCGGTCGTGGACGCGACGACGATTCTCGCCTGGGGGCCGTGGATGGCCGTCGGCTCCACGCTCTACGTCGCCTCCCAGCTCGGCCTCGTCGGCGGCGTGCTCGCACCCGCCGTCACCGCGCCGACCGTCTACCTCACGACGTTCGTCGCCGCCGGCGTCGTCTGGCTCGCGACGCTCCGCACGCCCTATCCGCGCCGCGTCTTCGCCGGCGTCGGGTTCCTCGTTCTCTCCGTCCCAATCTCGCTCGCGCTCCGGTACGGCGCGACCCACGGCGGCCTCACGCTCGCGTGGCCGCTCGCCGGCGGCGTCGCCGCCTGCGCCGTCACCGCCGTCGTCTGGGTCGCCCTCGACCAGCTCGCGCCCGACGCGACGCGGGTCGCGGGCGCGGCCGGCGCGCTCGTCGTCTTCGGCCACACGCTCGACGCCGCCACCACCGCCGTCGGCATCGACATTCTCGGGTTCCACGAGCAGACGCCGCTCTCCGACATCGTCATCCAGGCGGGTGCCGCCGTCGTCCCCGGCTACGGCGGCTGGCTCTTCCTCCTCGTGAAGACCCTGCTCGCCGCCGGCATCGTCGTCCTCCTCGCCGAGTACGCCCGGGAGGAACCCCGCGAGGGCTTCCTGCTCTACGGGCTCGTCGCCGCCGTCGGCCTCGGTCCGGGCGCGCACAACTTCCTCCTCTTCGTCGTCACGACGCCGTGACCGAGCGCGTACGCCCTCGCGCCTTCGACGCGCTGGCGAACCCGCCGTAATTCGGGCCGGGTTCGAAGTGCTTTCACGCCCCGGCGACCGACTACGGGTAATGACGGACCTACTGGAGCGTTCGCTGGTGGAGTGGCGGCCGTGGGGGCCGGAGGCGTTCGCGGACGCGGCGGCGGCGGAGAAACCCATCCTGCTCTCGGTCGTGACGCCGTGGTCGGAGTGGTGTGCGCGGATGGACGAGGAGGCGTTCGGCGTGCCGACGCTCGCCGGGAACATCCACGAGTCGTTCATCCCGGTGCGCGTGAACGCGGACGAACAGCCGATGGTGCGCGAGCGCCACACGACCGGCGGCTTCCCGTCGACCGTCTTCCTCACGCCCTCCGGCGAGCAGATTTCCGCGGTGACGTACATGGACGCGGAGGGGCTGCGGAGCGTGCTAGAACGCGTGCGCGAGGTCTACGACGAGAAAGGCGACGACGCCGGGCGGGTGCCGCGCGCGCTCGCGTCGAACACGCCGCCGCAGGGCGCGGTGACGCCGGACGTCGAGCGACTCCTCGCGGGCCAGCTAGAGGATAAGTTCGACGAGGTGAACGGCGGGTGGGGGAAGAACGAAAAATTCCCGATGCCGGGGACGGTGGAGTTCGCGCTGAAGCGCGACCGGGCGCGGGCGACGCGGACGCTGGACGCCATCGAACGCCACCTCCGCGCCGACGACGGCGGCTTCTACCGGTTCGCGCACGAACCGGACTGGTCCGACCCACAGCGCGAGCGCCTGCTCGACACGCAGGCGGGCGTGACGCGGGCGTTCGCGCACGCCTACCTCGCGACCGGCGAGGAGGCGTACCGGGAGACGGCGGAAGCCGCAATCGACTACCTGACGGGGACGCTCTGGACGGGCGACTTCTTCGCCGGGAGCGAAGTCGGCGAGGGCGTGGACGACCACGGCTTCGCGGACCGGAACGCGGTCGCCGCCGACGCGCTCCTCGCCTACGCGGCGTACACGGACGACGACGTCGCGGCGCGGTACGCGGAGCGCACGCTCGACTTCCTGGAGTCGCTCTGGGACGGCGAGGCGCTCACGCACTTCGTCACCGACGCGCCGCGCTCGGTGGGTCGCGTGGACTCGCCGACCGGGCTCCTCGGGGATTACGCCGGGGCGACGCGGGCGTTCGCGCACGCCGCCCAGATTCTCGACCCGGCCTACGCGGAGACGGCGGCCGCGCTCGCCGACGCCGCCATCGACTCCCTCTCCACGGAGAGCGGCGCGTTCAAGGACGGCCCGACGAGCGCGGAAGGCCTGCTCGACCGGGAACTCCACCCGGTGGACGACAACGCCGTGCTCGCGGACGCGCTCGTCGACCTCGCCGTCCTCACCGGCGACGAATCCTACCGCGAGCGCGCCGAGGACGCCATCGGCGCGTTCGCCGGCGCGGCCGACCGCATGGGCGTCCAGGTCGCCGTCTACGGCACCGCCGCGTCCCGCGTCGTCGCCCGACCGCTCACGATTCGCGTCGCCGACGCCCCCGGCAGCGACCTCCACCGCGCCGCCCTCCGCATGGCCGACCACGAGAAAATCGTCGTCCCCGACGCCGACGGCCCCACGGGCACCGCCGCCGTCGAGACCGACGCGGGCGAACGGGGCCGCGCCGACGACCCCGAGTCCCTCGCGCGCCTCGTCGCCGACAGCGCCTGACCCGCTCCCGCCCCCTGTGAACTCCCCGATGGTTTAATCCGACACCGGGTCCTCAGAACGCGTATGGCCACACTCCGCGACCTCGGACTCTCCGAGTACGAGGCGAACGCGTACCGGTCCCTCCTCGAAACCGGCCCGACAACCGCCAAAGAGTTGTCCGCCGCTAGTGACGTGCCGATGGGGCGAATCTACGACGTGCTCTCCAGCCTCGAATCCCAACACCTCGTCCGCGCGCAGTCCGCCGGCCGCCCGAAATCCTACGCCGCCGTCGACCCCGAGAGCGCCCTCGACGACCTCCTCGCCGCCCGGAAACGCGAACTCGCCGAGCAAGCCGAACAGTACGAGGACATCGTCGACGACCTCACCGGCGAGCTCTCCGGCGTCGACACCCCCGACGCGGGCTTCTGGGAGGCCGCCGTCGGCCCCGACGACGCCGTCTCCCTCCTCCTCGAACGCATCGCCACCGCCGACGACCACGTCCTCATGGCCGCCGCCACCCCCGTGAACGGCATCGACCTCTCCGACGTCTCCAACCGCCTCCTCACCGCGCTCGTCGACGCCGTCGACCGCGGCGTCACCGTCGACCTCCTCGCCAACACCGACCTCTACGCCGAACTCCCCACCGACATCAACGAACAGTACGTCACCGAACTCCTCGCCCGCGACGGCTACGACGCCCGCGCCACCGACGCCGTCGACGGCGACCTCACCGTCATCGACGACGCCGAAGTCTGCCTCAGCATGCCGAACCCCGTCGACCACGAAGAAACGTTCGCGCTCGTCGCCGTCACCGACCCCGAGTTCGCCGCCGAAGTCACCGACGAACTCCGGGAGACGTGGCAGGACGCCACGCCGCTCACCGCCGCAGAACCAGAGCGCGCGAACGCGGAACCCGACGACGCACACACCGAGTTCGGCGACGCGAACCCCGAACCATAGCGACCGCGGACTCTCCGCCCGTTCCCGTCGTTCGACGGACCCAGCCTCCGCCTTCGCTCTGCTCGCGGGTCGTTCCTCCCCGTCACCGGAACGCTCCGCGTTCCGGTTGCGAGCGAGAACCCCGTTCTCGCTCGCGCTCGCTTTTCCGCGGTTTTCGCGCGAACGCCAGTGCGTGCGAGCAGGGAGGGACTCGTTCCGACCGTGCTCACTCCTCCCTGCGGTCTGCTCGCGTGTCGCTTCGCTCCCGCTCGCTTTTCCGCGGTTTTCGCGCGAACGCCAGTGAGTGCGAGCAGGGAGGAACTTGTTCCGACCGTGCTCACTCCTCCCTGCGGTCGTCGTTCCGAACCGCGTCGTCGTTCCGAACCGCGTCGTCGCTCCTTCCGAACCGCGTTGGCTCGCGTGTCGCTCCCACAGGTCGCTCCCGCTCGCCTTATCGCGGTTCTCGCTCGCGCCTTCGGCGCTCTCCGAACCGCGTTACTCGTTCACTTCGGCGCGCAGGTCGCCGAGGGTCGCGACGCGCTCTGCGTGCGCGTTGTGCTGGTGGATGGACTCGTCGTTCGACTGCCGCATCGTCACGACCGCGCCGTCGTCGAGGCCGTCGTAGGCGTCGACGACCTGTTCGGCCATCGAGCGCACGCAGTCCTCGACGAACTTCGCGTTCGCGTGCGCCTGATAGGTCATGTGGTCTTCGTCCGGGCGCTTCGCGAGGTTGTAGATGCGCGCGCTCATCGAATCACGCGCGATGTCGACGAGGTCGAGCAGGTCGACGTCCGGCGTTCCCTCCGTCTGGAGGGTGAGCGTCGCGTGCCCGCGCTG
This sequence is a window from Halocalculus aciditolerans. Protein-coding genes within it:
- a CDS encoding aldehyde dehydrogenase family protein, with protein sequence MSEGSSDGEWRQYIGGEWRASSSGETMAVENPATREAFAEVPAGTVDDVDDAYAAAADAQSEWAALSRAERLEYVEAMHDELKDRFGEIAGLLARESGSASGKATGEVGIALSDFKTALSEEPPEEDVRDSAFVGGKRHHIVHEPVGVVGIISPWNYPLHLSTRALAPALALGNTVVLKPASDTPITGALLLADVADSVGVPDGVLNVVTGKGSEIGDHFAGHPTPRVLSFTGSTQVGRSVAKHAGEQITLPALELGGNGPFVVTGDADVEQAAAAGAVGSFTHQGQVCISINRHLVHEDVYDEYVEALVEHAESLDVGDPSAGEVDFGPIVNESQRDKLADFVESTVAEGATVETGGEYDGLFFEPTVLSGATNEMSAACNEHFGPIAPVIPVESEDEAVELANDTEYGLSAGVFAADVDAGRALADRIDAGMVHVNDHPIQDEPNAPFGGVKASGLGRYNGEWIVEELTEPKWISVQHEDRDYELLE
- a CDS encoding tRNA (N(6)-L-threonylcarbamoyladenosine(37)-C(2))-methylthiotransferase encodes the protein MARYHIETYGCTSNRGESREIERRLRDAGHRRVDGVDEADVAILNTCTVVEKTERNMLRRAEELADETADLYITGCMALAQGEEFRDADVEGEVLHWDEVPDAVTNGECPTTTPDAEPVLDGVIGILPIARGCMSNCSYCITKFATGRVDSPPVEENVEKARALVHAGAKEIRITGQDTGVYGWDNGERKLPELLERICTEVEGDFRVRVGMANPGGVHGIREELADVFAEYDEIYNFLHAPVQSGSDDVLEHMRRQHRVEQYLDIVETFDEKLDEWTLSTDFIVGYPTETDEDHEMSMALLRETRPEKVNVTRFSKRPGTDAADLKGLGGTKKKERSKAMSELKREVVAEAYESMVGETRSVLVTEEGTADSVKCYDEAYRQVIVQNASEHGVEPGDFLDVEVTGHQTVYAFGKPV
- a CDS encoding AI-2E family transporter — its product is MGWDLPSSAPSRERAAWWGVVAVLAAVVGLVALKLLGTFLLGVFMYYGARPMHRRVERHSPSQGLAATATLLVTALPFLLVAGYFAVLALGELAPQLAEYRSILATAGIDVDALLTHPARQLYGYLMANGASTPVHIDIALSYLGHASNWLANVGVALLVAFTLLRDGHRLRAWFARLVGPGSLAMAYASAVDADLESVYFSNVIIVAFVAIVSELLFQGYNVLAPPAVALPFPTVLAIAMGLASLVPLIAGKVVYLPAAGYLGWQAAQVDDALLVFPLAFLLVTFVVADFVPLTFVLPQIAGRRMDLRVELVMFGYVVGTVVFGWYGLFLGPLLVVLVAEAADRVLPRLVHRDPLDDP
- the deoC gene encoding deoxyribose-phosphate aldolase — protein: MDARDLAARIDHTVLGPETTPDDVESLLDDCVEYGLNACIPPCYVAEAADYAPDVTLATVIGFPHGQHATAAKRDEAERAWNDGADELDVVINVGRLHAGETEAVREDIEAVVAAVPIDVKVIIETSLLEAPEKHRACKLAREAGADFVKTATGFADGGATVPDVELMSEYLPVKASGGVGDYETAAAMFDAGATRIGASSGVAIVEDYVENYA
- a CDS encoding ribose 1,5-bisphosphate isomerase, whose protein sequence is MVSEAVERTAERIATMEVRGAATIARAAAEALATAAEESDADTPEALRADLREAARVLHDTRPTAVSLPNALRVVLTDVQGETASELRASVVETVDAFVAGLDAARDDLGRVGANRLRDGDTVMTHCHSTDALACVEHAVEDGKSISAYVKETRPRQQGHVTAHQLAELGVDVTLIVDSAAHRYLDDVDHVLVGADAVTADGSVINKVGTAGLAVSARERGVPVLCAAQTLKLHPDTLAGHSVEIEMRGESEVIEAGERERVGDIEVANPAFDVTPARFVDAVVTERGQFPPQAVVTLMRERYGDATTDPWAEPE
- a CDS encoding DUF63 family protein, whose product is MVLPSGFTFPVAYLAVLGAAALAVGYALSRADPVVDATTILAWGPWMAVGSTLYVASQLGLVGGVLAPAVTAPTVYLTTFVAAGVVWLATLRTPYPRRVFAGVGFLVLSVPISLALRYGATHGGLTLAWPLAGGVAACAVTAVVWVALDQLAPDATRVAGAAGALVVFGHTLDAATTAVGIDILGFHEQTPLSDIVIQAGAAVVPGYGGWLFLLVKTLLAAGIVVLLAEYAREEPREGFLLYGLVAAVGLGPGAHNFLLFVVTTP
- a CDS encoding DUF255 domain-containing protein encodes the protein MTDLLERSLVEWRPWGPEAFADAAAAEKPILLSVVTPWSEWCARMDEEAFGVPTLAGNIHESFIPVRVNADEQPMVRERHTTGGFPSTVFLTPSGEQISAVTYMDAEGLRSVLERVREVYDEKGDDAGRVPRALASNTPPQGAVTPDVERLLAGQLEDKFDEVNGGWGKNEKFPMPGTVEFALKRDRARATRTLDAIERHLRADDGGFYRFAHEPDWSDPQRERLLDTQAGVTRAFAHAYLATGEEAYRETAEAAIDYLTGTLWTGDFFAGSEVGEGVDDHGFADRNAVAADALLAYAAYTDDDVAARYAERTLDFLESLWDGEALTHFVTDAPRSVGRVDSPTGLLGDYAGATRAFAHAAQILDPAYAETAAALADAAIDSLSTESGAFKDGPTSAEGLLDRELHPVDDNAVLADALVDLAVLTGDESYRERAEDAIGAFAGAADRMGVQVAVYGTAASRVVARPLTIRVADAPGSDLHRAALRMADHEKIVVPDADGPTGTAAVETDAGERGRADDPESLARLVADSA
- a CDS encoding TrmB family transcriptional regulator, with product MATLRDLGLSEYEANAYRSLLETGPTTAKELSAASDVPMGRIYDVLSSLESQHLVRAQSAGRPKSYAAVDPESALDDLLAARKRELAEQAEQYEDIVDDLTGELSGVDTPDAGFWEAAVGPDDAVSLLLERIATADDHVLMAAATPVNGIDLSDVSNRLLTALVDAVDRGVTVDLLANTDLYAELPTDINEQYVTELLARDGYDARATDAVDGDLTVIDDAEVCLSMPNPVDHEETFALVAVTDPEFAAEVTDELRETWQDATPLTAAEPERANAEPDDAHTEFGDANPEP